In Geotalea uraniireducens, one genomic interval encodes:
- a CDS encoding MlaE family ABC transporter permease, which translates to MGAFEKIGKKVISFHEIVGEMLVLLGQTLYSFREAPRNIQSIFTQMAIIGYETLPIASVMAFFVGMVLALQTGGELQKYGTQTIIGGIVGLSMVRELGPVMTSFLVAGRVGSAMAAEIGVMTVYEEIDALRTLDINPVRYLAMPRLIACLICVPALVVYADVVGIIGGALISHLHPKIFISYSTYYDSMKTALKLNEVGAGLFKSTVFGAIIALVACYTGFKTSGGARGIAQSTTRAVVLSFMLILVADYFLTRILL; encoded by the coding sequence ATGGGTGCCTTTGAGAAGATCGGGAAAAAGGTCATTTCCTTTCATGAGATTGTCGGCGAGATGTTGGTTCTTCTGGGCCAGACACTCTATTCGTTTCGCGAGGCGCCGCGAAACATCCAGAGCATCTTCACCCAGATGGCGATCATTGGCTATGAAACGCTGCCGATTGCATCGGTGATGGCCTTTTTCGTCGGGATGGTTCTGGCGCTGCAGACGGGTGGTGAGCTCCAGAAATACGGCACCCAGACGATCATTGGTGGAATTGTCGGGTTATCGATGGTCCGGGAGTTAGGGCCGGTGATGACCAGTTTTCTTGTCGCGGGCCGGGTCGGTTCCGCCATGGCCGCCGAAATCGGCGTCATGACCGTCTACGAGGAAATTGACGCCTTGCGGACTCTCGACATCAACCCGGTACGCTATCTAGCCATGCCGCGGCTTATTGCTTGTCTCATCTGTGTGCCGGCCCTCGTTGTCTATGCCGATGTCGTCGGTATCATCGGTGGTGCCCTGATCAGCCATCTCCATCCAAAGATTTTTATTTCATATTCGACGTATTACGATAGTATGAAGACGGCGCTGAAACTGAACGAAGTCGGCGCCGGACTGTTCAAATCAACGGTGTTCGGCGCAATCATCGCGCTGGTTGCCTGTTATACCGGATTCAAGACGTCGGGCGGTGCCCGGGGGATTGCCCAATCGACCACTAGAGCTGTCGTGCTTTCGTTCATGCTGATTCTGGTGGCGGACTATTTTCTGACTCGCATCCTCCTCTGA